The Colias croceus chromosome 11, ilColCroc2.1 genome has a segment encoding these proteins:
- the LOC123695539 gene encoding protein C10, translated as MASPQSISVEQMRTILNEVINTLESPDYASKLDEAKEAAGNEMLKMMQLVFPMVVQIEIETIKRHGFVCTREGIVQFTQMIRELESMDSEIARLHSMIRNHYLPPVSISSTVDTSL; from the exons ATGGCATCGCCACAAAGCATATCTGTAGAACAGATGAGAACCATACTAAATGAGGTGATAAATACATTGGAATCGCCCGACTATGCCTCCAAATTAGACGAGGCTAAGGAAGCCGCCGGTAATGAAATGTTGAAAATGATGCAACTGGTTTTTCCAATGGTTGTTCAGATTGAAATAGAAACAATTAAACGACATGGATTTGTTTGTACTCGAGAAG GTATAGTACAGTTCACACAAATGATCCGGGAATTGGAGAGTATGGACAGTGAAATAGCTCGCCTGCACAGCATGATTCGGAATCATTATCTTCCACCGGTGTCTATAAGCTCTACCGTTGATACCTCTCTATAA
- the LOC123695538 gene encoding beta-1,3-galactosyltransferase brn produces the protein MFKMRRKNIYQYCVSVCVLLYIYYFFGVSDYVFSKSFENNFDYPLNIDIRPIVNDILSGKKPSVTPINYYPYRFLTNSGKCSTMKQLDLFIIVKSAMGHFDQRSAIRQTFAKENVVPGKTVQTLFFLGIDKEPKSETQIKIDEEMAQYKDIIQIDFLDTYFNNTIKTMMSFRWLYEHCPIADYYLFTDDDMYISVKNLLSYVDSEEDSVKSEKERVLFAGYVFKSIPQRFRSSKWRVSLEEYPWDKWPPYVTAGAFVLSNKSMKMLYVASLFVKHFRFDDIYLGIVAKKVGIEPTHCPNFHFYKKKYTKVGYKDVIASHGYDDKEELIRVWNEEN, from the coding sequence ATGTTCAAAATGagaagaaaaaacatttatcaaTATTGTGTTAGTGTATGTGTGTTATTGTACATTTACTATTTCTTTGGTGTCAGTGACTATGTGTTTTCCAAGAGTTTCGAAAATAACTTCGATTATCCTTTAAATATTGACATTCGACCAATTGTGAATGATATACTATCAGGAAAAAAGCCCAGTGTCACACCGATAAACTATTATCCTTATAGGTTCTTGACTAATTCAGGAAAATGTTCTACAATGAAACAATtggatttattcattatagtTAAATCAGCGATGGGCCATTTTGACCAACGATCGGCGATACGACAGACATTCGCTAAAGAAAACGTAGTGCCTGGAAAGACAGTCCAAACTTTATTTTTCCTAGGCATAGATAAAGAACCAAAGTCGGaaactcaaataaaaatagatgaaGAAATGGCGCAATACAAAGACATAATACAAATCGATTTTctagatacatattttaataatacaataaaaactatgatGTCATTCCGCTGGTTGTACGAGCATTGTCCAATAGCTGATTACTATCTATTTACAGATGATGACATGTACATTTCTGTGAAAAATTTGTTGAGTTACGTTGATAGTGAAGAAGACAGCGTGAAAAGTGAGAAAGAGAGAGTGTTATTCGCTGGTTACGTCTTCAAATCCATTCCACAGCGATTTCGTTCGAGTAAATGGAGGGTGTCTTTAGAAGAATATCCGTGGGACAAGTGGCCGCCGTATGTTACCGCAGGGGCGTTTGTTCTATCCAATAAATCTATGAAGATGTTATATGTAGcaagtttatttgtaaaacatttcCGTTTCGATGATATATATCTCGGAATAGTGGCCAAGAAAGTCGGTATTGAACCAACGCACTGTCCAAATTTTCACTTTTATAAAAAGAAGTATACTAAAGTTGGATACAAGGATGTGATAGCGTCTCATGGATATGATGATAAAGAGGAACTGATTAGAGTTTGGAATGAGgagaattaa